A genomic region of Halopelagius longus contains the following coding sequences:
- a CDS encoding MrcB family domain-containing protein, giving the protein MAGTPSFGEVLKQILEQYPSPKRIGRGREYTRVNTDEDLLDLVTNKAEQATKGVLGDLDDTFHVRPSMGQGDMSDIPYIPIQIPEETQTTQKGIYVVYLFDTDAETLYLTLNQGATEAQRASGLTGPPYSKEILSRHAESYRSQIDWPNRFTGGPSQLTEEVVLDSEEEPVNRADKYNAGTIVYRAYDIDDLGEDANDTLTKDLIEIVGLYQNLLDILYSVPEFEEDSANVWKISPEGGDDPYWTTWQKEGIASIGFTKEAVFRPDEEIDSPPETHNSPERQAYNVQKEIEEGDIVVAGAPKTKIDVAFGVGRVTQAHFETMAELDDPSAVGPSDFDHEVLISVDWYPFSDHGIAVNCLKEGKKLFHNWTVEEFNAQLDHFVGAVARRMVVQELAENEDTVINETVDRLDLTRVDNGHRDSSTRYFWVNSASESWHREDGEAFYKTTTSEGRQRRNQSAYKQARPGDKVLIYRNAPTQAIVGRGHIEAGLHEEYSETRDESVEGITIGWDDSLEGVDWDQIQSIPQLEGSELIETNNNYVITELSKPQYESILELAEAGGPNYFWMTASPEIWDLESIDKGEEVFYTAYNESGRKRRLYEEFERARPGDRVLFYESSPVQQIVGEGTVAEGLHKEQPEHRNEPVEGITIRYDDSLAPVDWQMLSSLDELKGTTVIRDNARGTLFPLSKRAFEAIRSVFPLNERIEDLRARLSSLNVSVELPDELYYESEADLRRQIQSSLNSGKHIIFTGPPGTGKTKLAKHVSKTVSNQHGDIVDGYRFTTATAEWTTFDTIGGYIPNRSAEGDELVFQPRIFLDCFRKDGSICNEWLVIDEINRSDIDKAFGQLFSVLSGDSVQLPYERESPIEIASLDESTTDDVLESIVTNQDIFPVTPSWRLLATMNTYDKTSLYELSYAFMRRFNFVHVGVPSLSKDGRVRTSLLNPDAEENYGTVWTEADESLLKPLEATYKQLSVIWHRVNKHQTIGPSIVRDMLGYLAASGPSTLEDPGPALTDAVIALVFPQLEGMSPQNQRSLIDSLTATSVQTEAGIVDLTLDESRLKQKAEDFFDLPPRSDE; this is encoded by the coding sequence ATGGCGGGTACCCCCAGTTTCGGAGAAGTGCTCAAACAAATTCTTGAACAGTATCCTTCTCCCAAACGCATTGGCAGAGGGAGAGAATATACACGAGTCAATACGGACGAGGATCTACTTGATCTCGTCACAAATAAAGCAGAACAGGCAACGAAAGGAGTTCTTGGTGACCTGGATGATACGTTCCACGTTCGACCCTCAATGGGGCAGGGGGATATGTCTGATATCCCCTATATCCCTATCCAAATACCAGAGGAAACACAGACAACTCAGAAGGGAATCTACGTCGTATATCTCTTTGACACCGATGCAGAGACGCTCTATCTTACGCTAAACCAAGGCGCGACTGAGGCACAACGAGCCTCAGGCCTTACTGGACCTCCATACTCCAAAGAGATACTCTCCCGGCATGCAGAATCCTATCGCTCACAAATTGATTGGCCAAATCGGTTCACAGGTGGTCCATCTCAACTAACGGAGGAAGTGGTCTTAGATAGTGAGGAGGAACCTGTGAATAGAGCTGACAAATATAATGCGGGAACCATCGTCTACCGGGCCTATGACATAGACGATCTTGGTGAAGATGCAAACGACACCCTCACTAAGGACTTAATTGAGATCGTTGGGCTGTATCAGAACCTGCTCGATATCTTGTATTCTGTCCCTGAATTCGAAGAGGATAGTGCGAACGTGTGGAAAATTTCGCCAGAGGGTGGTGATGACCCTTATTGGACCACTTGGCAGAAGGAGGGAATTGCATCGATTGGATTCACAAAAGAGGCGGTTTTCCGTCCAGATGAGGAAATCGATTCTCCTCCAGAAACGCACAATTCCCCGGAGCGGCAGGCATACAACGTCCAAAAGGAGATTGAAGAGGGAGACATTGTCGTCGCTGGGGCCCCGAAGACCAAGATTGACGTAGCATTCGGTGTCGGACGCGTTACTCAAGCACATTTCGAGACGATGGCTGAATTAGATGATCCCTCCGCTGTAGGGCCATCTGATTTTGATCATGAGGTTTTGATTAGTGTTGACTGGTATCCCTTTTCGGACCACGGAATTGCGGTAAACTGCCTCAAGGAGGGTAAGAAATTATTCCACAACTGGACTGTAGAGGAGTTCAATGCTCAACTTGATCACTTCGTCGGTGCGGTTGCTCGACGTATGGTAGTCCAAGAGTTAGCAGAGAATGAGGACACGGTAATCAATGAGACGGTAGATCGTTTGGATCTCACCCGAGTAGATAATGGGCACAGGGATTCCTCAACCCGTTACTTCTGGGTGAACTCAGCGAGTGAGAGTTGGCACCGCGAAGATGGTGAAGCGTTCTACAAAACCACCACGAGTGAGGGTAGACAACGGCGGAACCAGTCCGCATATAAACAAGCACGTCCGGGCGATAAAGTCCTAATATACCGGAATGCGCCTACACAGGCAATTGTCGGCCGGGGGCACATTGAGGCTGGACTCCACGAAGAGTATTCCGAGACCCGTGATGAATCAGTTGAGGGTATTACCATTGGATGGGATGACTCACTTGAGGGAGTCGACTGGGACCAAATACAGTCAATTCCGCAATTGGAAGGAAGCGAGCTCATTGAGACGAACAACAACTACGTCATCACAGAACTCTCAAAACCGCAGTATGAGTCGATCTTAGAGCTCGCAGAGGCAGGCGGGCCGAATTATTTCTGGATGACCGCAAGTCCAGAAATTTGGGATTTAGAGTCTATCGACAAAGGGGAGGAGGTCTTCTATACGGCCTATAACGAATCTGGGAGGAAACGACGGCTCTACGAAGAATTCGAGAGAGCCCGTCCTGGGGATCGAGTGCTATTCTACGAGTCCTCACCTGTCCAGCAGATAGTTGGGGAGGGAACTGTGGCTGAGGGACTCCATAAGGAACAGCCAGAACATCGCAATGAACCAGTCGAGGGAATCACCATCCGATACGACGACTCCCTCGCGCCAGTCGATTGGCAGATGCTCTCTTCACTAGATGAATTGAAAGGGACAACGGTGATCCGGGATAATGCACGAGGAACATTATTCCCACTATCTAAACGCGCGTTTGAGGCTATCCGTTCAGTATTCCCACTCAATGAGCGTATCGAGGATCTTCGAGCGCGTCTCTCATCTCTGAACGTCTCTGTCGAGCTCCCTGACGAACTCTACTACGAGTCGGAGGCTGACCTCCGACGTCAAATCCAATCATCACTCAACTCAGGGAAACACATCATATTTACTGGTCCCCCAGGGACGGGGAAGACTAAACTGGCAAAGCACGTCAGCAAGACTGTTTCTAACCAGCATGGAGATATCGTTGATGGATATCGATTCACTACAGCGACTGCTGAGTGGACCACCTTCGATACTATTGGTGGATACATACCAAACCGATCGGCGGAGGGCGACGAACTTGTCTTCCAACCACGTATCTTCCTAGACTGCTTCCGGAAAGATGGCTCTATCTGCAATGAGTGGCTTGTGATTGACGAAATCAATCGGTCAGATATCGACAAGGCATTCGGTCAACTGTTCTCGGTACTCTCAGGTGACTCCGTTCAATTACCCTATGAACGGGAGTCTCCTATCGAGATTGCTTCACTTGATGAATCAACTACTGACGATGTTCTGGAGTCTATCGTTACAAACCAAGATATCTTCCCGGTTACACCCTCATGGCGACTATTGGCGACGATGAATACCTATGACAAGACGTCACTTTACGAACTCTCCTACGCGTTCATGCGACGCTTCAACTTCGTGCACGTCGGCGTGCCGTCACTATCAAAGGATGGTCGTGTACGAACATCGCTTCTGAATCCAGACGCAGAAGAGAACTACGGGACCGTATGGACTGAGGCTGATGAATCCCTCCTCAAACCCTTAGAGGCAACGTACAAACAATTATCCGTAATCTGGCATAGGGTCAACAAACACCAGACCATCGGTCCATCGATTGTCCGAGATATGCTCGGTTATCTTGCTGCGAGTGGCCCTTCGACACTCGAAGATCCTGGTCCCGCATTGACAGACGCCGTCATCGCACTAGTATTCCCGCAACTTGAGGGGATGTCACCCCAAAATCAGCGGAGTCTGATCGACTCACTTACTGCCACGAGTGTGCAGACAGAAGCAGGCATTGTTGATCTAACGCTTGATGAATCCCGGCTAAAACAGAAAGCTGAGGACTTTTTCGACCTGCCACCTCGATCTGATGAGTAA
- a CDS encoding tyrosine-type recombinase/integrase, which produces MSDSPTYEVPIAGETDGSGDRIPDLSPREALERWLSSIRVSKAESTVSAYWYQLKHFAEFCEEEEIVSISDVSGWDLEEYKNYRLSTGMKAATLNKEFLTLRSFLQYCARVELVDDSLPEKVDPPDVSRDEFVDDTRLHSDNAKSLLDYYEANEYGSRAHVLLALEWYTGARLGAIRGLDIDDYDSEREYLQFFHRPADDTPLKNGKDGERAVGLPTDICEIIDTYLAENRHAVHDDNGRRPLVTSEVGRPSRNAVRAWTYIATVPCIYGACPHGNNPETCDYLSYSTASQCPSSRSPHQVRTGSITWQLNRGVPIEKVAKRVNTSVRVLKKHYDKPTELEDLEERRREYVDRLSFGDSEGGGA; this is translated from the coding sequence TTGAGCGACTCACCGACCTACGAGGTACCTATCGCCGGTGAAACCGATGGTAGTGGAGACCGGATCCCTGACCTCTCACCGCGGGAAGCATTAGAGAGGTGGCTGAGCAGCATTCGCGTCTCAAAGGCAGAGTCGACTGTCTCAGCGTATTGGTATCAACTCAAGCACTTTGCCGAGTTCTGCGAGGAGGAGGAAATCGTCTCGATCAGCGATGTGTCGGGATGGGACCTCGAGGAGTACAAGAACTACCGCCTTTCAACGGGGATGAAGGCCGCGACGTTGAACAAGGAGTTCCTCACGTTGCGCAGTTTCCTCCAATATTGCGCCCGTGTCGAGCTCGTCGATGATTCGCTCCCGGAGAAGGTCGACCCGCCGGACGTCTCGCGAGACGAGTTCGTTGATGACACTCGACTCCACTCGGATAACGCGAAATCACTACTCGACTACTACGAAGCGAACGAGTACGGTTCGCGTGCCCACGTACTACTCGCATTAGAGTGGTACACCGGCGCCCGTCTCGGGGCGATCCGCGGTCTCGACATCGACGATTACGATTCGGAGAGGGAGTACCTGCAGTTCTTCCACCGACCGGCCGACGATACACCGCTAAAGAACGGCAAAGACGGAGAGCGGGCTGTCGGTCTTCCGACGGACATCTGCGAGATTATCGACACCTACCTCGCGGAGAATCGGCACGCGGTGCACGACGACAACGGTCGGCGTCCCTTGGTAACCAGCGAGGTTGGTCGTCCGTCGAGGAACGCAGTCCGAGCGTGGACGTACATCGCGACCGTTCCGTGTATTTACGGTGCATGTCCTCACGGGAACAACCCGGAGACGTGCGACTACCTCTCGTACTCCACCGCCAGTCAATGTCCATCGTCCCGAAGCCCGCACCAGGTTCGGACCGGCTCGATTACGTGGCAGCTGAATCGGGGAGTGCCAATCGAGAAGGTGGCGAAACGGGTGAACACCTCAGTTCGCGTACTGAAAAAGCACTACGACAAGCCGACCGAGCTGGAGGACCTCGAAGAGCGCCGTCGTGAGTACGTCGATCGTCTTTCCTTCGGCGATTCTGAGGGGGGTGGAGCATGA
- a CDS encoding SMP-30/gluconolactonase/LRE family protein: MSPKRAGRERIDYDRRKLLKAIPLAGAVAIGSGTASAKPAFPDTIPLPEGFQPEGIVTGRGTTFFVGSRVSGAVYRGDLRTGEGEVFVPAAEDRVAIGLSHDHRSNNLFVSGGETGKGFVYDAKTGESVATYTLTDPGTFVNDVVVTSSAAYFTDSSRPYLYKVPLGPAGQLPEQSEVEEIPLGGDFRSVEGFNTNGIDAPPDGEFLIIVNSSTGLLYKVDPESGDASEIDLGGETVTNGDGILLDCKTLYVVRNENNLIAVVDLESGKEEGEVVCEITDSDFDVPTTIAECGDALYAVNARFGTENPEDAAYTVVRVSKKRRSE, encoded by the coding sequence ATGTCACCGAAACGGGCCGGACGCGAACGAATCGATTACGACCGACGCAAACTCCTGAAAGCGATTCCACTGGCCGGAGCCGTCGCAATCGGTAGCGGAACGGCTTCGGCGAAGCCTGCGTTCCCGGATACGATCCCTCTCCCCGAAGGATTCCAGCCCGAAGGGATCGTCACCGGCCGGGGGACGACGTTTTTCGTCGGGTCACGGGTCTCGGGGGCGGTCTACCGGGGTGACTTGCGTACCGGGGAAGGCGAGGTCTTCGTACCGGCGGCCGAAGACCGGGTCGCGATCGGTCTCTCGCACGACCACCGGAGCAACAACCTCTTCGTTTCCGGGGGCGAGACGGGGAAGGGTTTCGTGTACGATGCGAAGACGGGAGAGTCGGTCGCTACCTACACCCTCACCGACCCGGGAACGTTCGTGAACGACGTCGTCGTAACGTCGTCGGCGGCGTACTTTACCGATTCGTCCCGCCCTTACCTCTACAAGGTGCCACTCGGTCCGGCCGGGCAGTTACCCGAGCAAAGCGAGGTAGAAGAGATCCCACTGGGCGGCGATTTCCGGTCGGTCGAGGGGTTCAACACCAACGGCATCGACGCCCCGCCCGACGGAGAGTTCCTGATCATCGTGAATTCGTCCACCGGACTACTGTACAAAGTGGATCCGGAGTCGGGCGACGCGAGTGAGATCGATCTCGGCGGAGAGACGGTGACGAACGGGGACGGAATCCTGTTGGATTGCAAAACGCTGTACGTCGTCCGAAACGAAAACAATCTCATCGCGGTTGTGGACCTCGAATCGGGAAAAGAGGAGGGGGAAGTAGTGTGTGAGATCACCGATTCGGATTTCGACGTACCGACGACGATTGCCGAGTGCGGGGACGCCCTCTACGCGGTAAATGCTCGGTTTGGAACCGAGAACCCCGAAGACGCAGCGTATACCGTCGTCCGCGTTTCGAAGAAGAGACGCTCCGAATAG
- the sfsA gene encoding DNA/RNA nuclease SfsA, producing the protein MEPLLTFDEDLLTGTVVDRPNRFVVRVRFDDAPERAFLGDPGALEGTVEPGREILCSPADDPDRATDYDAIAVDVEGVYVSVRTALANDLFERALSRDAIPAFDGYATRKREPSLPDHGRTDFLLDSPDEETAYVEVKSCTHVEDGVAKFPDRQTERGRRHLRSLDALREDGYETHVVFVVQRPDVERFRPYREVDPEFGDLLARVRDAGVGVHAVTTAFEPPHYRLRNDDLPVELG; encoded by the coding sequence ATGGAACCGCTTCTCACTTTCGACGAGGACCTCCTGACGGGGACGGTCGTGGACCGCCCGAACCGCTTCGTCGTCCGCGTCCGCTTCGACGACGCGCCCGAACGCGCGTTCCTCGGCGACCCCGGCGCCCTCGAAGGTACGGTCGAACCGGGACGCGAAATCCTCTGTTCGCCCGCGGACGACCCCGACAGGGCGACGGACTACGACGCCATCGCGGTCGACGTCGAGGGGGTGTACGTGAGCGTCAGGACCGCTCTCGCGAACGACCTCTTCGAACGCGCACTTTCTCGCGACGCGATACCGGCGTTCGACGGGTACGCGACCCGAAAACGGGAACCCTCGCTCCCGGACCACGGCCGAACGGACTTCCTCCTCGATTCGCCGGACGAAGAGACCGCCTACGTGGAGGTCAAATCCTGCACGCACGTCGAGGACGGCGTCGCCAAGTTCCCGGACCGTCAGACCGAACGCGGCCGTCGCCACCTCCGCAGTCTCGACGCACTCCGCGAGGACGGGTACGAGACGCACGTCGTCTTCGTCGTCCAACGGCCCGACGTGGAACGCTTCCGCCCGTACCGCGAGGTGGACCCCGAATTCGGCGACCTACTCGCACGCGTGCGGGACGCCGGGGTCGGCGTCCACGCCGTGACGACCGCGTTCGAACCGCCACACTACCGGCTTCGGAACGACGACCTGCCCGTCGAACTCGGCTAA
- a CDS encoding DUF7344 domain-containing protein, translated as MAAKEGGNWFDGAFGDYFAVLGEEHRDAVVEILADEGSSVGLSELAERVAAETRGVSLDGLPASDVERVELSLHHNHLPKLDEAGVVAYASGEKHVAPTDDTEAADDLVGSDHPFSTV; from the coding sequence ATGGCTGCAAAAGAAGGCGGAAACTGGTTCGACGGGGCGTTCGGCGACTACTTCGCCGTCCTCGGAGAGGAGCACCGAGACGCCGTGGTCGAAATTCTCGCGGACGAAGGGAGTTCGGTCGGCCTCTCGGAGTTGGCCGAACGGGTCGCCGCGGAGACGCGAGGCGTCTCACTCGACGGCCTCCCTGCAAGCGACGTCGAACGGGTGGAACTGTCGCTCCACCACAACCACCTGCCGAAGTTAGACGAGGCGGGCGTCGTCGCGTACGCGTCCGGAGAGAAGCACGTCGCTCCGACCGACGACACCGAGGCGGCCGACGACCTCGTCGGGTCGGACCACCCCTTCTCGACGGTCTGA
- a CDS encoding YciE/YciF ferroxidase family protein, whose amino-acid sequence MSANSPNKLFKSELQDMYSAEQQILNALEEMSEEVEDEELREAFSQHREQTQGQIDRLEQVFEKVGMEPEADECKAIGGLIEEHEEFTQKDPSTSELEIFDNVSAQKVEHYEIASYGSLAKLADQLGMDDAGDLLHETLEEEEQTLTKLVNLANDYDYDQLQGEA is encoded by the coding sequence ATGAGTGCCAACAGCCCCAACAAACTGTTTAAGAGCGAACTGCAGGACATGTACAGCGCCGAACAGCAGATTCTGAACGCGCTGGAGGAGATGTCCGAGGAGGTGGAGGACGAAGAGCTTCGGGAGGCGTTCTCCCAGCACCGCGAGCAGACCCAAGGGCAGATAGACCGACTCGAACAGGTGTTCGAGAAGGTCGGGATGGAACCCGAGGCCGACGAGTGCAAGGCCATAGGAGGCCTCATCGAAGAGCACGAGGAGTTCACCCAGAAGGACCCCTCCACGTCGGAGCTGGAAATCTTCGACAACGTCTCGGCCCAGAAGGTCGAACACTACGAAATCGCCTCGTACGGGAGCCTCGCTAAACTCGCCGACCAACTCGGCATGGACGACGCCGGCGACCTCCTCCACGAGACCCTCGAAGAGGAGGAGCAGACGCTCACCAAACTGGTCAACCTCGCGAACGACTACGACTACGACCAGTTGCAGGGCGAGGCCTGA
- a CDS encoding helix-turn-helix domain-containing protein: MATQGEDAEGGGRTERGVRVTLDIWHPDCWTLEVTEETDAGLLGHGVHSIDGTATGRFTAYADSTAELDALVAAVRDSELTESVWETDEEAGAETPVAGSATRGLVVRYDLSNSINDALVSRGFIPDEPVRMQDGRERWTVLVHETRRTVHDRLEEVREEMDADVRVELITAPVDGTGMFRTDALSERQREVYRLARRRGYYTWPRKVSAGELAAEAGVSKATLLEHLRKAESKLLGDVD; this comes from the coding sequence ATGGCGACACAGGGTGAGGACGCCGAGGGCGGGGGACGGACCGAACGGGGGGTTCGGGTCACGCTGGACATCTGGCATCCCGACTGCTGGACGCTCGAGGTGACCGAGGAGACGGACGCGGGACTCCTCGGCCACGGCGTCCACAGCATCGACGGGACGGCGACGGGGCGATTCACGGCGTACGCCGATTCGACGGCCGAACTCGACGCCCTCGTCGCGGCGGTACGCGACTCCGAACTCACCGAGTCGGTGTGGGAGACGGACGAGGAGGCGGGCGCGGAGACGCCGGTGGCGGGGAGTGCGACGCGCGGACTCGTCGTCCGGTACGATCTCTCGAACAGCATCAACGACGCCCTCGTCTCGCGGGGGTTCATCCCGGACGAACCGGTTCGGATGCAGGACGGCCGCGAACGGTGGACCGTCCTCGTCCACGAGACGCGCCGAACCGTCCACGACCGGTTGGAGGAGGTCCGCGAGGAGATGGACGCCGACGTGCGCGTCGAACTCATCACCGCGCCCGTAGACGGGACGGGGATGTTCCGGACGGACGCCCTCTCGGAACGGCAACGCGAGGTGTACCGCCTCGCCCGCAGGCGGGGGTACTACACGTGGCCGCGGAAAGTGTCGGCGGGCGAACTCGCGGCGGAGGCGGGCGTCTCGAAGGCGACGTTGCTCGAACACCTTCGGAAGGCGGAGTCGAAACTGCTCGGAGACGTGGACTGA
- a CDS encoding DUF7344 domain-containing protein: MAPRQSIDPDELDRLLTVLADQYCRSVIFHFRNSSESVATVAGLAREVRREVEADLGAIAVQLHHSALPRLDDVGIVEYDARSNTVRYLDGVAPRVLLEEVETLSRRPGP, encoded by the coding sequence ATGGCTCCCCGACAATCGATCGACCCCGACGAGTTAGACCGGCTTCTCACCGTGCTCGCAGATCAGTACTGTCGCAGCGTCATCTTTCACTTCCGAAATTCGTCCGAGAGCGTCGCGACGGTAGCCGGCCTCGCGCGCGAGGTACGAAGAGAGGTAGAAGCCGACTTGGGGGCGATCGCCGTCCAACTCCACCACTCTGCGCTTCCGCGGTTGGACGACGTCGGTATCGTGGAGTACGATGCGAGGAGCAACACGGTCCGGTATCTGGACGGTGTCGCCCCGAGGGTACTGCTCGAAGAAGTCGAAACGCTCTCCCGCCGGCCCGGGCCCTGA
- a CDS encoding APC family permease, which translates to MSSVDVNDGRSLKRNMGLFGALSTVVAGTLGAGLFVTLGTASATTGPSVILVVALSGVLAMSIALNYGWVATIFPGAAGSYAYVSRTFESRLPGFVVTWSKWLGYMAADAALAIGFGSYLQVFYPAVDPTLAGFGLLTVLFLVNLVGTKGYSVSQNAIFGVLILSILVLVIPGSLSVEPANYRPFFTGGFDGFLGAAVPLFYAYIGIAVAGQMGAEVKNPSRNLPLAMAGGTAILIVLYMWTSAVIYGVVSDYTVLANSARPLATAAEAFLGDSATAIVAFGGLLATASSVHAVMAAGIKMPYSWAWDEVFPKWFSSVSERFGTPHWSLLTLYAVASALTFWSTGLSQAIAIATFSYLIAYAAVSITVLYILWTESRLAESAGFTRPTLLSVTGLVGALGSVGLLTRAYQGSLSVYVPWVAIGLVVFSVFWYRGQKKGVDVEAILATLPGVPSDEYDPQVRTKGVADDD; encoded by the coding sequence ATGTCATCTGTTGACGTAAACGACGGGCGGAGTCTCAAGCGGAACATGGGGCTGTTCGGCGCACTCAGCACCGTCGTGGCGGGCACCCTCGGGGCGGGGTTGTTCGTCACGTTGGGGACGGCGAGTGCGACGACGGGGCCGAGCGTCATCCTCGTCGTCGCCCTCTCGGGCGTCCTCGCCATGAGCATCGCGCTCAACTACGGGTGGGTCGCCACCATCTTCCCGGGGGCCGCGGGGTCGTACGCGTACGTCTCGCGGACGTTCGAGAGTCGGCTTCCGGGCTTCGTCGTCACGTGGTCGAAGTGGTTGGGGTACATGGCGGCCGACGCCGCACTCGCCATCGGGTTCGGGTCGTACCTGCAGGTGTTCTACCCGGCGGTGGACCCGACGCTGGCGGGGTTCGGCCTGTTGACCGTCCTCTTTCTCGTCAACCTCGTGGGGACGAAAGGGTACAGCGTCTCGCAGAACGCCATCTTCGGCGTGCTCATCCTCTCCATCCTCGTGTTGGTGATTCCGGGGTCGTTAAGCGTCGAACCAGCGAACTACCGGCCGTTCTTCACCGGCGGGTTCGACGGCTTCCTCGGCGCGGCGGTTCCCCTGTTCTACGCGTACATCGGCATCGCCGTCGCCGGGCAGATGGGCGCGGAGGTGAAGAACCCCTCGCGGAACCTCCCCTTGGCGATGGCGGGCGGGACGGCCATCCTCATCGTCCTGTACATGTGGACCTCCGCGGTCATCTACGGCGTCGTCTCCGACTACACGGTGTTGGCGAACTCGGCCCGACCGCTGGCGACGGCGGCGGAGGCGTTCCTCGGCGATAGCGCGACGGCGATAGTCGCGTTCGGCGGCCTCCTCGCCACCGCCTCCAGCGTCCACGCGGTGATGGCGGCGGGCATCAAGATGCCGTACTCGTGGGCGTGGGACGAGGTGTTCCCGAAGTGGTTCTCCTCCGTCTCCGAGCGGTTCGGAACGCCGCACTGGTCGCTTCTGACCCTCTACGCCGTCGCCTCGGCGCTGACGTTCTGGAGCACCGGCCTGAGTCAGGCCATCGCCATCGCGACGTTCAGCTACCTCATCGCCTACGCCGCCGTCTCCATCACCGTCCTCTACATCCTCTGGACCGAGTCCAGACTCGCAGAGAGCGCCGGGTTCACCCGCCCGACGCTCCTCTCGGTGACCGGACTCGTCGGCGCACTCGGCTCCGTCGGCCTCCTGACGCGGGCGTATCAGGGGTCGCTCTCCGTCTACGTGCCGTGGGTGGCTATCGGCCTCGTCGTCTTCTCCGTCTTCTGGTACCGCGGACAGAAGAAGGGGGTGGACGTGGAGGCCATCTTGGCGACGCTTCCGGGCGTCCCCTCCGACGAGTACGACCCGCAGGTGCGCACGAAGGGGGTGGCCGACGATGACTGA
- a CDS encoding M20 family metallopeptidase, translating into MTDGRDVDGRDASVSDAPNSLAVDYDETVSLLQDLVRIPSPYFEEDEMSEFVYEWLDERGLDPEYHRVSEPDITEYEGRNVVARLAGSDSDAPTLLLNAHMDTVLIVEDWDEDPTSGRIEDGKLYGQGACDMKGGLAAVMKAFEALAESDAELRGDVLLTAVVDEEGPYGLGTDRLIRDGYTDDCDMAVVTEPGPVLAQEDVENPALLLGARGRFLYDIEVRGKAAHGSKPSEGVNAVADAGRLAAGLAEMETGTHPKLGDGSVCPLKIEGGSQTLSVPERARLMVDRHVVVGETEEDVRADAERVVSELGVESEVDVGFREAPSDDIRYGPYVTDEDHPLVTSLAAATREVTGEDPAYGYFSSVGDFNYLGDRAGLPTVILGPDGGNIHAAGEFVRLDDVVEVADVVTRAAADLLG; encoded by the coding sequence ATGACTGACGGACGCGACGTTGACGGACGCGACGCCTCCGTGTCCGACGCACCGAACTCTCTCGCCGTCGATTACGACGAGACGGTGTCGCTCCTGCAGGACCTCGTGCGGATTCCGAGCCCGTACTTCGAGGAAGACGAGATGAGCGAGTTCGTCTACGAGTGGTTGGACGAACGCGGACTCGACCCGGAGTACCACCGCGTGAGCGAACCGGATATCACCGAGTACGAGGGGAGAAACGTCGTCGCGCGACTGGCGGGATCCGACTCCGACGCGCCGACACTTCTCCTGAACGCGCACATGGACACCGTCCTCATCGTCGAAGACTGGGATGAGGACCCCACCTCGGGGCGCATCGAGGACGGGAAACTGTACGGGCAGGGGGCCTGCGACATGAAGGGCGGCCTCGCCGCCGTGATGAAGGCGTTCGAGGCACTCGCCGAATCGGACGCCGAACTCCGCGGCGACGTGCTTCTGACGGCCGTCGTGGACGAGGAGGGGCCGTACGGCCTCGGGACGGACCGCCTGATACGCGACGGCTACACCGACGACTGCGACATGGCCGTCGTCACCGAACCCGGTCCGGTTCTGGCGCAGGAGGACGTCGAGAACCCCGCCCTCCTCCTCGGCGCGCGGGGGCGCTTCCTCTACGACATCGAGGTGCGCGGGAAGGCCGCCCACGGGTCGAAACCGAGCGAGGGCGTCAACGCCGTCGCGGACGCCGGGCGGTTGGCCGCCGGACTCGCCGAGATGGAGACGGGGACGCACCCGAAACTCGGCGACGGGTCGGTCTGTCCCCTCAAAATCGAGGGCGGCAGTCAGACGCTCTCGGTGCCCGAACGCGCCCGGTTGATGGTGGACCGCCACGTCGTCGTCGGCGAGACGGAGGAGGACGTTCGCGCGGACGCCGAACGCGTCGTCTCCGAACTCGGCGTCGAGAGCGAGGTGGACGTGGGGTTCCGCGAGGCCCCCTCCGACGACATCCGCTACGGGCCGTACGTCACCGACGAGGACCACCCCCTCGTCACGTCGTTGGCGGCGGCGACGCGCGAGGTGACGGGCGAGGACCCCGCGTACGGCTACTTCTCGAGCGTCGGCGACTTCAACTACCTCGGCGACAGGGCGGGCCTCCCGACGGTCATCCTCGGTCCCGACGGGGGGAACATCCACGCCGCCGGCGAGTTCGTCCGCCTCGACGACGTGGTGGAGGTGGCGGACGTGGTGACTCGGGCCGCCGCCGACCTGTTGGGGTAG